From the Companilactobacillus ginsenosidimutans genome, the window CTATTTCACTTATAGATAAATTTTGTTTTGATTTTAAATCATCTAATATATTCATAATTTCATCGTTAGTTCTCATAATTTTCTCCTAAAACTATTTAAATACTATGTTTCCTTAACATGTTTCTATTATATCATCGTTCCCAAAAGAATACAATACATAGGAATAAAACATCTTTATGTATTTAATTTAGCAAAAAGTGTTGACAAACGAGAACATACCCTTTATAGTAAGTATCGTACTCGAAAGAGAACGGAGGTGATTGACAATGACAATCAATTTGAGAAGATTAAAAGCAGAACGAATTGCAAGAGGAATCACACAAGATCAAATGGCGAGTCGCATGGGCTGGAGCACAAGAACACCCTATGCAAAACGTGAAAATGGTTTCGTATCGATTGGTGCTGATGAATTAGCTAAAATGGCCACTATTCTTGGATTCTCAAGGGATGAGCTCGGGATTTTTTTTACAAAGGACGTTCCCAATAAAGAACGGATTCATTGATTGAAAAATATAATTGCGAATCAAAAGTTTTAGGAAGGGAAAAATAAAAAATGAACGATTTAGTAATTATGAAAGATCAACAAGCAGTAACTAGCAGTTTACAAGTTGCAGAAACGTTTAATAAAGAACATAAAAATATAATTCGTGACATCGAACATCTATTGGAATCTGACAGCTCAGTTTTGAGCAGCCAAATATTTTTAAAATCTACACATGAAAATCGCGGAAAACAATACCCAATGTATTACATGAATCGAGACGGCTTCACATTATTAGCTATGGGATTCACAGGCAAAAAAGCTCTTAGATTCAAGATGCAATATATTGAGGCCTTTAACAAGATGGAAGAGCAAATCAAAACAGGTGGTTTCAAAATTCCATCGACAATGGCTGAAGCTTTACGTTTGGCGGCAGACCAACAGGAACAGTTAGAAGTGATGAAACCTAAGGCAATATTTGCAGATTCGGTAGCAACATCACATACCACTATCTTAGTTGGTGATCTTGCCAAAATCATCAAAGGTAATGGTGTTGATACTGGTGCAAGACGTTTATTCCAATGGATGAGAGATAACGGGTACTTAATCAAACGCAAAGGCGCAGATTATAATTCTCCAACTCAAAAATCGATGGACTTAGGCTTATTCAAGATTAAAGAGTCAAGCCATGTTAATTCAGACGGAGTCACGGTAGTAACAAAAACTCCAAAAGTTACTGGTAAGGGCCAACAATATTTTATTAATAAGTTTCTGGAAAATAACTCAGTTATTTCTAGATAGGAGGAATGATTATGAAAGTGACGTACGAGAATTTTTCGACAGCACAGGAGATTGTAGGTGAGTATGTGGACGCATTGTTTACAGGAAGACCGGTATACAACACGGATCGCAAGCGAGATTGTACAAGCTTGGAACTTATCAATGAAATAAAATCTGGAATCTCGGTAATGGAAACTTACTACTTGCAACAGGAGGCCGAATGATGGAAATAACTTTGACCGAACAGCAAGAGCACGAATTGATGAAATCAGTATATGGAGTTGTTGGAAAGGCAGTTGCCGATTTTAAAAGAGATAACGGACTGATTGCAAAAACATATATGAAGAAATACGAAGCAGTTAAATATATGAACGTTTCAAACAACACATTTGACGGTTTTATCTTGGAGGGTTTACCAAGTCACACGGTAAAAGGTGTTGTTAGGTATTACAAAAAAGAGCTAGACGAATTTATGCTCAATCATTAAAAAATGTGGGAACAGGAACGACAACAACAGGAGGAAACATGATAAAAGTCACACTCGAACAGCTAATCAGTAATGCAATTGTGATCGCAGGAGTATCAAGTTTAATCACTTATTTATTTACAAAGTACAAGTCGTTCAAAGGAATTATTGAAAATATTACAGATTTTTACGGAATGGATCACGACGAACCAGAAAACAAAGCAGGAGATAAGAATTTCAGAGAAAACATTTACAAGAAAGAGGGGCAAACACATGAACAGGTTTGATGAATGGCTACAAGATGAAACAGCCTACGGATCACTAACTCAAACAGAGGAAGAAAGCGAACCATATTACCCCGGTGCAGAACCTTGCGACGAAGAGAACGGGTGGTAGATATGGAGCAATGGAAAAAAGTGCCTAATTTTGAACGATATGAGGTTTCAAACCTTGGAAGAGTCAAAAGTACAGTAACCGGACAAATTCGGAAGTTGTCAAAACCCGGACGACGGACTGCTTACTTGAAAACGTCCTTTCGAGATGACAACGGAAAAATCAGAACCTTTGACGTTCACAGGTTAGTTGCCGAGTTGTTTTGCATCAAGCCGGAAACAGACAAAGTGCTTGTTGTGGATCACTTAAACGGAAACACCAAAGACAACAGAGCAGACAATTTGGAATGGATCACGATAAGTGAAAATCAACGCAGACGAAAAGCATACGAGTTTGGTTACTCGGTAAAAGATACCTCAATAGTTTGGTTCGACGAGAACGGAATTATACAAGGAATTTTCGAGAGTTGCCGACAAGCCTCAATCAAAACGGGCTTGGCATACACAGCAATTACAAAGTGTTGTTCAACAAGATACCCGAGAGTTGTAAACGTCGGTCGTTGGGGCTTTGAGAGAGTACCAACAAAAGATATTTACAACTTGTATTGGGAACAAAAAAAGTCCCTTGCCACTGCAATGGCAAAGGACAGGAATACTTCAAAAAAATCATATGTTCATTTTAACACAATAAGAAAAAGGGGATAAAAAAATGGTAAACAATTTAGCAAAATTACCAATCCAGACATTAGTAAAAGAACCAAAGATCGTTGAAAAATTTGAATCTGTGTTAGGTAACAAATCAGCTCAATTTGTTACATCACTTATTAATGTTGTGAATAGTAATCAATCTTTGAAGAATGTTGATCAAATGAGCGTTGTTGCCTCGGCTATGGTGGCAGCCAGTTTAGACTTGCCAATTAATCAAGACTTGGGATACATGTGGTTAGTTCCATATGGCGGTAAGGCACAACCTCAGATGGGTTACAAAGGATATATCCAATTGGCACAGAGAACCGGGCAGTACAAACATCTGAACGCCGTCGCAGTGTATGAAGACGAGTTTCAAAGTTACAACCCGTTAACCGAGCAATTGGATTATGAACCTCATTTTAAGGATCGTGATTCCTCTGAAAAACCCGTTGGATACGTTGGTTACTTTGAGTTAACTAGTGGCTTCGAAAAAACTGTGTACTGGACACGTAAACAAATTGATGACCACAGACAAAATTTTTCAAAAATGAGTGGAAAGTCAAAACCGAGTGGTGTTTGGGCAACTAACTTTGACGCAATGGCACTCAAAACGGTTCTAAGAAACTTAATCAGTAAATGGGGACCGATGAGTGTGGAAATGCAAAAAGCTTACGAGAGCGACGAGCAGGCAACAACAATCAGCACAAACGACATCAAAGATATTGAAGCACAAGAACAAGAGCCCGCAACTGATGTTAGTCAGCTGATCAATGGAAATGCAACGGAGGCAAACGTCAATGACTCAACAACCAATTCAAAAGACTCTGAATAAAGAAACATATTATTCAATTGAATCAGATAGGTATTATCAATCGGCAACATTTTTCAAGAACTTCGAAAAATGTGAAGCTGCAACTGTGGCACAACTAAATGATATATACAAACCAGATATAAACCAAAAAGCTCTATTGGTTGGCAATTACTTGCATTCTTACTTTGAAAGCCATACGGCTCACGAGAATTTCATTAAACAACACGAAGGTGACATGTTCACAAAGCGGGGCACACTGTTAAAAGATTATCAGGTTGCTGACTCAATGATTGCAACGCTTACTGATGATCCAATGTTTAACAATCTTTATCAGGGCAAAAAAGAGGCAATCGTTAAAGGCCAAATTGAAGGCGTTAATTGGAAAGGCAAAATTGATTGTTTGAACCTAGACCGCAAAATATTTCTTGATTTAAAAACAACTAGGGAAATAGACCGTAAATATTGGAACGAAGAAAAACGTATGTGGCAATCATTTATGGACGAATATAATTATCCGTTGCAAATGTATGTATACCAGCAATTAATTTATCAACAATATGGAGTCATGTGTACACCTTATATTATTGCAGTAAGTAAACAAGAAATACCCGCAAAGGCTGTTATCTCGATTCCTAAGAAGCGACTAGCAGAGGCCCAAGAAGAGATTGAAACACTTCAGCCAAGATTTGAAAAAGTAAAGAGCGGATTTGAAGTACCAATACGTTGTGGTAAATGTGCTTATTGTCGAAAAACTGCAACACTAGGGGAAATTACAAGCATGGAAAACCTTATTAATTAGGAGGACGAGATGGCAAGACCTATTAAAAATGGCATGGATTACTTTCCACTCGACGTTGATTTTCCAACAAATGAAAAAGTCGAAGCAATCATGGGGGAGTTTGGAAGTGAGGGTGTTGTTGCTTTTCTTTACCTCTTATCGGCTATCTATCGGAATGGTTATTTTCTGAAGTGGGATAGGTTGAGTCAAATGCAATTGGTAAATCGAATTGACGGAATGACTATTGAAAAAATGGATCAACTAATCAATAGACTAATTTCGTACGACACATTCAGCGAAGAAGCATTTGAGGAGTATCAAATTCTCACAAGCAAGAGAGTTCAAGCAACGTTTTTAGAAGCTACAAAAAGACGAAAAGAACAACCAAAATTACGTTATTTAGTTAATGATGACAATAACCTAGTTTCAAGCGTAGTTAATGTTGACAATAACCCCAGTTCAAGTGGGGTAAATGTTGACATTAGTACACAAAGTAAAGTAAAGGAAAGGAAAGAAAAGAAAAGTAAACAAAAGCAGAGTAAAGAAATAGGGCCACCTGCTGTTGCTTTTCAAAAAACTCTTACAGTGTATCAACAAAACATTGGGGTACTAAATCCATTAGTGCAGCAAAACATAGAATATCGAATCAATGACTTCGTTAATCAAGGAACTAATGAAATTGAAGCCAATGAGATTGTTCAACTCGCAATTGAAAAGGCAGCCCTTAGCAATAAACTATCTTGGAATTATGCAGATGGGATTTTAAAAAACTGGCTTGATCATAGCTTGTTCACATTAAGCAATGTAAAGGCAGAACAAAAACCGAAAACAAAGAATGAACCATACTCTGTTGATGAATCGGACAAATTACCATACTAGGAGGGCGAAATGGAAAACTTAGGAACAATCATGAGTGAACTGTTGGCAGACCTCAAGAAAAAAGATATCAACATTGATTGGGATAACGTGAAGAATATCGATATGGACGAAAGACGAAAACAAGACGAGATTAACATAACCAAAAGATATAAAGCACAAGAGAAATATCGAATGTTTAACAGTTCGCTTGTTAGTGATATTGATGATCTGAAAAGCGTTTTTGATGACTTTGATGCAGATACACCGGAGCAAGAACAAGAACTCTTACAGGCTCGAAATATCGCAAATGAAATATATAAAGGCAATACATCGAACTACCTATTCACTGGTAAAGCCGGAAGAGGCAAAACCATGTTGGCAGTTAGCATTTTGAACGGATTAAAGTCCTTGGAAACTGACATTTCATGTTTGTTTGTAAGTGTTGAAATGTTGATCAATTTAGAACGTCAAGCCGTTACAGATAAATACAATATTGAAAAACATGACGTTTATCGAATCGAAAAATGTATTGAAAAATGCGATGTATTAGTACTTGATGATTTAGGAAGCGAAACAAGTTTTGCATCGGGTAAAGAGATACAACCCGCAACGAGATTTACACAAGAAGTATTATTCCGAATTGCTGATTATCGAAAAAACAAAGCAAACATCATTACAACAAACAACACAGGTAGTGAATTACAACGAATGTACAACGGAAAGATTATAAGTCGATTGCTTACCAAAAAGCCTGAGAACGTAATTGTGTTTGATGGTAAAGACATGAGGGAGGTTTAGAAATGGAAACAGAAAAATTTATATCAGAGCTACCAATAATTCAAAACGTGGAAAGAGACAGTCTTGCTTATGCAAATAATCAACTTTTGATTATTCACGATCCTATCCTAAGTCAAATCAAATATTTAAAAGTCATATATGGACGGTATCACCAACTTTTAAACGATGTTTCTGATTATCGAGGTAATACGGATATTGAGGAACATTTAATTATGGCTATTTCAGAGCTTGAAACGGTGCATAAACAAATTGATGGAGAACTGCTCAATATGAATTGGCTTTTGAAGGAGATTAAAGAGAATGTTTTTAAAAATGACGATTGAGGGTGAACCAGTCGCAGCACAAAGGCCGAGAATCACGAGACGGGGAACATACACCCCACCAAAATATGCAGAATATAAAAAAAACATCGAAGAACAATATCGAAAAGAATTTAATAATGAGCAACTTTTTGAACGGGGTGAACCCTTAAAAGTGGAATTGCATTTTTATAGAAGCATTCAAAAGTCAATATCAAATAAAGAACACGAACGGCGAGCAAGCCACGAAGTCAAGCCAGCAATTAAATCAGACTTGGATAATTATATTAAATCGGTTTTTGATGGTCTCAAATGCGCATGGTTTGATGATGGTCAAATTGTCGAGATCAACGCAACAAAGGATTATGACGAACAACCAAGGGTGGAGGTAACAATTGAAAAAATTAACAGTTGATGAAAGCCAACGTTTTATTGAAGAAGTTTACGACAGTGCTTTTTTCTACACACTGGGAAACCGATAACACTTGATGAATTAGCTTTGATTGTAAAAACAGCGAACCAAATACAAAAAGGACGTGATTCAGATGATTAATAGAGCAGTGATTACAGGAAGATTAACGAAAGATCCAGATTTGCGTTACACAGCAAATGGGCACGCCGTAGCAAGTTTTACCGTCGCCGTTAATAGAACATATACAAACGCAGACGGAGAACGTGAGGCGGACTTTATTAATTGTGTTATGTGGAGAAAAGCAGCGGAAAATTTTGCTAATTTTACCCACAAGGGTTCATTAGTGGGGATTGATGGTCGTATTCAAACCAGGAACTATGAGAACGATCAAGGAAATAGAGTATTTATTACTGAGGTGTTAGCAGAGAACTTTTCATTACTTGAACCAAAATCAAGCAATAACCAACCAGCAAATAAAGAGCAACGACAACCAAGCAATGCACAGCCATCAGCAAAACCAACCGAGTGGACAACGCAAGGAAGCGAGTCAAAACAAAAGACATATGAAGAAGTTAACGGCATGAATAAAAACGGAACATATGAAAACGAGTCCACACAACAAGCTGATATCACAGACGATGATTTACCGTTTTAGGTGAATGACATGAAGAAAGATAAAAAATGAGTTACCTAGAAAAATAACGGTTGTTGATGGACAAATATTTTTTGATGAAACAGACAACATCTTAAAAACAGATACAGGTATTCCAATTGTTGAAATTGAGAATGTAATGCAACCATTGACACCGCCACACAAAGGAAAATCAACCATATGAAAAATATCCCCTTGGCAATTTACCAAATGAAAGCAAATGGATACACGAATATTGAAATTGCTGATGCACTACGGATCAGCGATGAAGAATTATGCAAGCAAATGGAACGTATCAAAAGAGATGAACAAGCCTTTGAAAGGAGAAACCAACTTGAACTTTAAAAGTATTTACAAAGAACATATGTCTAGGATTTTTGAAGATCAACAACACAGCATAGAAAAAACAATTGCATATGTAATAAAGCATGAGATGCAATTACCGAATGAATTCGCATTAGCAAGACGACATCTCACAGAAAGGGAAAAGAACGAATTAATAATTGATATTATTTTGCCGTTCTAGTTAATTCATGAACAAAATTGTTGAATGGGTAATAGAATTAGAAGAAGAATTTGGAAACATGCGAAACGTGCCAGAAAACCACCCAACATTGATGAAGATTAGGGCGGAAGATCGCATTGGAAATGAAATGAGTGAACGAGCAAAAAATTTCAGATGGGATTACATACAAAAAGAATTAGACAGTGGCACGCCAAAACGTACAATCATTGATTTGTATGAAATCAACAAAACTGAATTTGATAAGGCTATGCGATTTAAATTGATCAATGATATTGCTTGGAAACGTGTACGGCGGGCAAAGACCTATCAAAAATACGTCGATAAAAAAAGGAGATTGAAACAAGAAAAAATTGAACAATTAAGAAGGGAACGAATACATGGAAAATAGTGCAATTAAATCAATTCAAATTGCCCGTGAAGTCATATCAAAGAATCTTTTGAAAACTAGTGGCGAATATAAAAGAGGCGTGCAGGCTTGTGATGAGGCTATCGTGGAACTAAATCCAGTAGCATGTGAATATTGTGACCCAATGAACTCAAAGCCTTTTGGTATTGTTTCTGATGATTCATCTGACATTAATTACACTTCAGTGGTTATAGATGAAAATATAATCACTGATCGGGTTGAAAATGAGTGCATGAATTGGGAACGCTTTACAACTCCTATTAATTATTGTCCTATGTGTGGCAGAAAGTTGGAGGTGGAAGAATGATTAAACCGCAAGAATACAGATTAAAACTAACTGATGAAGATATAGATGACTTGTATTGGCTAGACAAATCAGACCCGTATTTTCATGACGGATATATTTACGGCTACTTACTGCCATATACAACGGGTTATGCATTAGTTGGTAGACCGATTGAATTATCCGAGGACTGTATACGTCCAGAATTTTGGTTACATATCCTAGCACTAGATAGATTGGAGGCGGTTGACTGATGAGAACTATTACAGGGTGGACCGAAGAAGAGATTGAAGAACTTGAATGGCAAAAAAATCAAAAAAATGATTTTGATGATGTTTTAGATGTTTTATATGATCGAGAAAACCAAACGTATTTGA encodes:
- a CDS encoding helix-turn-helix domain-containing protein: MTINLRRLKAERIARGITQDQMASRMGWSTRTPYAKRENGFVSIGADELAKMATILGFSRDELGIFFTKDVPNKERIH
- a CDS encoding phage antirepressor KilAC domain-containing protein gives rise to the protein MNDLVIMKDQQAVTSSLQVAETFNKEHKNIIRDIEHLLESDSSVLSSQIFLKSTHENRGKQYPMYYMNRDGFTLLAMGFTGKKALRFKMQYIEAFNKMEEQIKTGGFKIPSTMAEALRLAADQQEQLEVMKPKAIFADSVATSHTTILVGDLAKIIKGNGVDTGARRLFQWMRDNGYLIKRKGADYNSPTQKSMDLGLFKIKESSHVNSDGVTVVTKTPKVTGKGQQYFINKFLENNSVISR
- a CDS encoding NUMOD4 motif-containing HNH endonuclease; this encodes MEQWKKVPNFERYEVSNLGRVKSTVTGQIRKLSKPGRRTAYLKTSFRDDNGKIRTFDVHRLVAELFCIKPETDKVLVVDHLNGNTKDNRADNLEWITISENQRRRKAYEFGYSVKDTSIVWFDENGIIQGIFESCRQASIKTGLAYTAITKCCSTRYPRVVNVGRWGFERVPTKDIYNLYWEQKKSLATAMAKDRNTSKKSYVHFNTIRKRG
- a CDS encoding recombinase RecT, with the protein product MVNNLAKLPIQTLVKEPKIVEKFESVLGNKSAQFVTSLINVVNSNQSLKNVDQMSVVASAMVAASLDLPINQDLGYMWLVPYGGKAQPQMGYKGYIQLAQRTGQYKHLNAVAVYEDEFQSYNPLTEQLDYEPHFKDRDSSEKPVGYVGYFELTSGFEKTVYWTRKQIDDHRQNFSKMSGKSKPSGVWATNFDAMALKTVLRNLISKWGPMSVEMQKAYESDEQATTISTNDIKDIEAQEQEPATDVSQLINGNATEANVNDSTTNSKDSE
- a CDS encoding PD-(D/E)XK nuclease-like domain-containing protein; the protein is MTQQPIQKTLNKETYYSIESDRYYQSATFFKNFEKCEAATVAQLNDIYKPDINQKALLVGNYLHSYFESHTAHENFIKQHEGDMFTKRGTLLKDYQVADSMIATLTDDPMFNNLYQGKKEAIVKGQIEGVNWKGKIDCLNLDRKIFLDLKTTREIDRKYWNEEKRMWQSFMDEYNYPLQMYVYQQLIYQQYGVMCTPYIIAVSKQEIPAKAVISIPKKRLAEAQEEIETLQPRFEKVKSGFEVPIRCGKCAYCRKTATLGEITSMENLIN
- a CDS encoding Lin1244/Lin1753 domain-containing protein, which encodes MARPIKNGMDYFPLDVDFPTNEKVEAIMGEFGSEGVVAFLYLLSAIYRNGYFLKWDRLSQMQLVNRIDGMTIEKMDQLINRLISYDTFSEEAFEEYQILTSKRVQATFLEATKRRKEQPKLRYLVNDDNNLVSSVVNVDNNPSSSGVNVDISTQSKVKERKEKKSKQKQSKEIGPPAVAFQKTLTVYQQNIGVLNPLVQQNIEYRINDFVNQGTNEIEANEIVQLAIEKAALSNKLSWNYADGILKNWLDHSLFTLSNVKAEQKPKTKNEPYSVDESDKLPY
- a CDS encoding ATP-binding protein — translated: MENLGTIMSELLADLKKKDINIDWDNVKNIDMDERRKQDEINITKRYKAQEKYRMFNSSLVSDIDDLKSVFDDFDADTPEQEQELLQARNIANEIYKGNTSNYLFTGKAGRGKTMLAVSILNGLKSLETDISCLFVSVEMLINLERQAVTDKYNIEKHDVYRIEKCIEKCDVLVLDDLGSETSFASGKEIQPATRFTQEVLFRIADYRKNKANIITTNNTGSELQRMYNGKIISRLLTKKPENVIVFDGKDMREV
- a CDS encoding RusA family crossover junction endodeoxyribonuclease translates to MFLKMTIEGEPVAAQRPRITRRGTYTPPKYAEYKKNIEEQYRKEFNNEQLFERGEPLKVELHFYRSIQKSISNKEHERRASHEVKPAIKSDLDNYIKSVFDGLKCAWFDDGQIVEINATKDYDEQPRVEVTIEKINS
- the ssb gene encoding single-stranded DNA-binding protein, whose translation is MINRAVITGRLTKDPDLRYTANGHAVASFTVAVNRTYTNADGEREADFINCVMWRKAAENFANFTHKGSLVGIDGRIQTRNYENDQGNRVFITEVLAENFSLLEPKSSNNQPANKEQRQPSNAQPSAKPTEWTTQGSESKQKTYEEVNGMNKNGTYENESTQQADITDDDLPF